One window from the genome of Oncorhynchus gorbuscha isolate QuinsamMale2020 ecotype Even-year linkage group LG14, OgorEven_v1.0, whole genome shotgun sequence encodes:
- the LOC123995060 gene encoding cAMP-dependent protein kinase inhibitor alpha-like has protein sequence MTDVEPVVTDFAATGRTGRRNAVPDIVEAGPADLSDKLAELSVVDDEGGEGSSSGNPPKSPTEGEEKAEGT, from the exons ATGACTGATGTGGAGCCTGTTGTCACCGACTTTGCAGCCACGGGGAGGACTGGCCGGAGGAACGCTGTACCTGATATCGTTGAGGCGGGGCCTGCTGACCTATCAGACAAACTAGCAGAGCTTTCAGTTGTAG atgatgaaggaggagagggctcGTCCTCTGGAAACCCACCGAAGAGTCCTACAGAGGGTGAGGAGAAGGCAGAGGGGACGTAA